DNA from Armatimonadota bacterium:
GCCGGCTGGCATCCGGCGCCTACTGCTGCTCGCGCGGCGGCTCGGCGGGCGGCCCCTCGCGCGCGAAGTCCACCCGCACCGGCTCGCGCGCGGCCGCCTCCTCGATCTCGAAGTAGTCGCGCGCGGTGAAGCCGCTGGTGCCGGCGACGATGCTGGCGGGGAAGGTCTGGATCATGGCGTTGAACGTCGCCACCACGTCGT
Protein-coding regions in this window:
- a CDS encoding LemA family protein → DVVATFNAMIQTFPASIVAGTSGFTARDYFEIEEAAAREPVRVDFAREGPPAEPPREQQ